In one Melopsittacus undulatus isolate bMelUnd1 chromosome 4, bMelUnd1.mat.Z, whole genome shotgun sequence genomic region, the following are encoded:
- the G2E3 gene encoding LOW QUALITY PROTEIN: G2/M phase-specific E3 ubiquitin-protein ligase (The sequence of the model RefSeq protein was modified relative to this genomic sequence to represent the inferred CDS: deleted 1 base in 1 codon), giving the protein MFKITTNSTVQPEKLRMSVNNDLHIQSSACVLCGRTDDCPEKYGEKKTYVEYNLTVHYYCLLMSSGIWQRGEEDEGVDGFLIADIRKEVNRASKLKCNICKKKGASIGCVAPKCKRSYHFPCGTQKECIFQFMEDFRSYCWEHKPVQTFPVKESGGTSQCTICLDLVEQLPIYTVLRSPCCKNAWFHRECLQYQALSAGIFFFRCTVCNNKDKFQKEMLRMGIYIPERDASWELEENAYEDLLHCYQHCDTRRCLCRKGRDYSKPDSKWEIKRCQCCGSRGTHLACSSMKSWEQNWECMECRNILVKSGNYRKQLKRSLATSEKTDGTTCLLEEPSPKCPRQSPGSERNILHSPKIMCQNNLSTCSHLELPASNRVRTSLSPLMLNRNWSPRKKRLRKERREVSNILKELRLQVNAKTTRLNIDAENIWNSALKVFRQRNFSPTNAIEIKFTNCKSRSKTDTSAAKKRHFFQLLMLHLQNSSLFEGSSAKNLSLDFQAVKENLYFEAGKMIAVSLVHGGASPGFFSQTLFSCLVYGPENVKPSLEDVADADVAETIKMIKHANSLSSLQSTINNCYEFLDAAGCLRPVTALCEKDVLVNDLLIHYVIKRIISPLESFRQGLRTLGVLEKMQMHPDAFASILCHKPEGLSVEALCDLFTIHSSSDVNEVEGADFWMAYLQDVKSGESVVTLEDILLFVTGSFSIPPTGFDPEPTVKFSHVRYPVGNRLQNCLELPITKTYEQFKNKMEFTIRNTLRVERE; this is encoded by the exons ttGATGTCAAGTGGCATTTGgcagagaggggaagaagaTGAAGGTGTAGATGGATTCTTAATCGCAGATATTAGAAAAGAAGTGAATAGAGCTTCAAAACTG AAATGTAACATCTGTAAGAAAAAGGGTGCTTCAATTGGATGTGTAGCTCCCAAGTGCAAACGAAGTTACCATTTTCCTTGTGGGACACAAAAGGAATGTATTTTCCAGTTCATGGAAGACTTCAG ATCTTACTGTTGGGAACATAAACCAGTCCAAACGTTTCCAGTTAAAGAATCTGGGGGAACTTCACAGTGTACAATATGCCTGGATTTGGTTGAACAACTTCCAATATACACTGTATTAAGAAGTCCTTGCTGTAAAAATGCTTGGTTTCATCGAGAATGCTTGCAG TATCAAGCTTTGAGTGctgggatatttttctttaggtGCACAGTATGTAATAACAAGGAcaaatttcagaaagaaatgttgAGAATGGGCATATACATTCCAGAAAG GGATGCATCTTGGGAACTTGAAGAGAATGCATATGAAGATCTACTGCACTGTTATCAACATTGTGATACTAGAAGATGTCTGtgcaggaaaggaagagacTACAGTAAACCTGATAG TAAATGGGAAATAAAGCGTTGCCAGTGTTGTGGTTCCCGTGGAACTCATTTGGCCTGTTCATCTATGAAGTCATGGGAGCAAAACTGGGAGTGCATGGAATGCAGAAACATCTTGGTAAAATCAG GGAACTACAGGAAACAGCTGAAGCGTTCTTTGGCTACCTCTGAAAAGACAGATGGGACAACTTGTTTGCTGGAAGAACCATCTCCAAAGTGCCCTCGGCAGTCACCTGGATCTGAACGCAATATTCTTCA CTCACCAAAGATTATGTGCCAGAACAACTTGTCAACCTGCTCACACTTAGAACTTCCAGCATCCAACAGAGTGAGGACGTCCTTATCTCCACTGATGTTGAACAGGAACTGGTCCCCgaggaaaaa GCgtttaagaaaggaaagaagggaagttTCAAATATACTGAAGGAGTTAAGGCTGCAAGTTAATGCAAAAACTACAAGGCTTAACATCGATGCCGAAAATATCTGGAATAGTGCTTTAAAAGTATTTAGACAGCGCAACTTCAGTCCTACAAATGCCATTGAAATAAAGTTCACAAACTGCAAAAGTAGATCAAAGACAGATActtctgctgcaaaa aaacGTCATTTCTTCCAGTTATTAATGCTTCATCTTCAGAATTCATCGTTGTTTGAGGGCTCTTCTGCAAAGAACTTGTCCCTTGATTTTCAAG ctgtaaaggaaaatctttattttgaaGCTGGTAAAATGATCGCAGTTTCTCTGGTTCATGGTGGCGCATCTCctggtttcttttcccaaaCGCTGTTCAGTTGTCTTGTCTATGGTCCAGAGAATGTGAAGCCATCTTTGGAAGATGTTGCTGATGCAGATGTcgcagaaacaataaaaatg ATAAAACATGCAAATAGTCTATCCAGCCTACAATCTACAATAAACAACTGTTACGAGTTCCTTGATGCTGCTGGATGTTTAAGACCTGTAACAGCTTTGTGTGAAAAGGATGTGCTGGTGAATGACCTACTGATCCATTATGTGATCAAGAGAATCATTTCACCTTTAGAAAG TTTTAGGCAAGGTTTGAGAACTCTTGGTGTGCTagagaaaatgcaaatgcatcCAGATGCATTCGCTAGTATATTGTGCCACAAACCTGAGGGACTTTCAGTAGAAGCTCTCTGTGATCTCTTTACAATCCATTCCTCATCAGATGTAAATGAAGTTGAAGGTGCTGATTTTTGGATGGCTTATTTGCAAGATGTGAAAA gtGGTGAGTCTGTAGTAACGTTGGAGGATATTCTGCTCTTCGTAACAGGCTCTTTTTCTATACCCCCCACTGGGTTTGATCCTGAACCTACTGTTAAGTTTTCACATGTAAGGTATCCTGTTGGAAACAGGCTCCAGAATTGCTTAGAGCTCCCTATAACGAAGACATATGAGCAGTTTAAGAATAAAATGGAGTTCACCATCAGAAACACACTAAGAgttgaaagagaataa